One window of the Podospora pseudopauciseta strain CBS 411.78 chromosome 4, whole genome shotgun sequence genome contains the following:
- a CDS encoding hypothetical protein (EggNog:ENOG503NY7W; COG:S) produces MAAVATARMEDGRHTRLTVDMALVGSSEDHSTFRLRLLISQQRQEPHPTPPAPDDGIPHYSYVPSLASALAMASQQPRPYGQGGYLPNGAVPPHPAPLPGAQPLLPNQGRIVQTGPNRILCIADVRGNLQSLNDLARSARADFIIHTGDFGFYDETSLERIADKTLKHVAQYSPLISEPVKKAIAAGGAGPVKSRFQASELPLSELPQLITGELKLDVPVYTVWGACEDVRVLEKFRSKEYKVPNLFIIDEAQSMLLECSGVKLRLLGLGGAVVMHKLFDNGEGRTTIAGGQGTMWTTLLQMGELVDTANRVYDPTETRVFITHASPAREGILNQLSVVLKADFSISAGLHFRYGSSYNEFSVNPSLDHYRGKLAASKASFNDVWDTVRAEVEPAIQQNDAQQTLLKNALSVVEKMPTMAAGGNPFGGVPANAPGAGQVDESAFKNMWNFNLADAAFGWLVLEIQDGRIGTEMRAQGFNFSHRGAKQQPGAQPAAAATGHSPVNPPPAAPSQPAPSAAPAVPAVKPVVPSPVPVPTKPATPAPVPSASPAPKEEKPAAAASNGASGEPSAPRSSAENTIGLFIMNAQSEDQIRDLFSEEDKAKIVRIEKWGQNKVAHFKTTEDRDDALNRLPDDVKNRAPGQEDRSKPLVKIFQAPAARGSFRGGAGNWGSSRGGRDSGNVQSGYRSAGGGASDSEGAGRGRGRGGNRGGRGGERGGRGRGGRGGPKEGGAGGAGEAQ; encoded by the exons CTTCCGACTCCGACTGCTGATCAGCCAGCAACGGCAGGAACCCCATCCAACACCGCCAGCACCCGACGACGGTATCCCTCACTACTCTTACGTCCCCTCGCTGGCTTCCGCTCTAGCCATGGCTTCT cagcaaccgcGTCCGTATGGTCAGGGCGGCTACCTGCCAAACGGCGCCGTGCCACCTCACCCAGCTCCTCTCCCCGGagctcaacctctccttcccaaccAGGGCCGTATTGTTCAGACCGGCCCCAACAGAATTCTTTGCATCGCTGATGTGCGAG GCAACCTCCAGTCCCTGAACGACCTTGCCCGTTCTGCCCGTGCCGACTTTATCATTCACACTGGTGACTTTGGCTTCTACGACGAAACATCTCTGGAGCGCATTGCGGATAA GACCCTAAAGCATGTCGCCCAGTATTCCCCCCTCATTTCGGAGCCAGTCAAGAAGGCGATTGCGGCAGGTGGCGCCGGCCCTGTCAAGTCACGATTCCAAGCTTCCGAACTGCCCCTGTCCGAACTCCCTCAGCTCATCACCGGTGAGCTCAAGCTCGATGTCCCGGTCTACACCGTCTGGGGCGCGTGCGAAGATGTCCGCGTGTTGGAAAAGTTCCGGTCCAAGGAGTACAAGGTTCCCAATCTCTTCATTATTGATGAGGCTCAGTCCATGCTGCTCGAGTGCTCGGGCGTCAAGCTCCgtcttctcggccttggcgGAGCTGTGGTAATGCATAAACTCTTCGACAACGGCGAGGGCCGCACCACCATCGCTGGCGGCCAGGGTACTATGTGGACCACGCTTTTGCAAATGGGCGAGTTGGTAGACACGGCCAACCGTGTCTATGACCCTACCGAAACTCGCGTGTTCATCACACACGCCTCGCCCGCCCGTGAAGGGATTCTCAACCAGCTCTCGGTGGTTCTCAAGGCAGATTTCTCCATCTCGGCTGGCCTGCATTTCCGCTATGGTAGTTCGTACAACGAGTTCAGCGTCAACCCGAGTCTGGACCACTACCGCGGCAAGCTTGCCGCTTCCAAGGCTTCGTTCAACGATGTTTGGGATACCGTGAGGGCTGAGGTCGAGCCCGCGATTCAGCAGAACGACGCCCAGCAGACTTTGCTCAAGAACGCGCTCAGCGTAGTGGAAAAGATGCCTACCATGGCTGCCGGTGGCAACCCCTTCGGTGGTGTTCCTGCCAACGCTCCTGGTGCCGGTCAGGTCGACGAAAGCGCATTCAAAAACATGTGGAATTTCAACCTAGCTGATGCGGCATTCGGCTGGCTCGTACTGGAGATTCAGGATGGCAGAATCGGAACTGAGATGCGCGCTCAGGGATTTAACTTCTCTCACCGTGGGGCCAAGCAGCAGCCCGGCGCTCAGCCAGCCGCCGCGGCCACCGGCCACAGCCCTGtcaatcctcctcctgcggCTCCCTCTCAGCCCGCCCCCTCGGCTGCTCCGGCGGTCCCAGCCGTGAAGCCCGTCGTCCCTTCACCTGTCCCCGTGCCTACCAAGCCCGCCACCCCAGCCCCGGTTCCTTCGGCCTCCCCAGCACCCAAAGAGGAGAagcctgccgccgccgcttcTAACGGAGCTTCTGGTGAGCCATCGGCGCCCCGCAGTTCTGCCGAAAACACCATCGGTTTGTTCATCATGAACGCCCAGAGCGAGGATCAGATTCGTGATCTGTTTTccgaggaggacaaggccaagattgTCAGGATTGAGAAGTGGGGCCAGAACAAAGTTGCTCACTTCAAGACGACCGAGGATCGCGATGACGCCCTGAACCGTCTCCCAGACGATGTCAAGAACCGTGCTCCCGGTCAAGAAGATAGATCAAAGCCTTTGGTCAAGATCTTCCAGGCCCCTGCTGCTCGAGGGTCTTTCCGTGGTGGTGCGGGCAACTGGGGCAGCAGCCGTGGTGGTAGAGATTCTGGCAACGTTCAGAGCGGCTACAGAAGTGCCGGCGGCGGTGCCAGTGACAGTGAGGGTGCTGGTCGCGGCCGTGGACGTGGTGGCAACCGTGGCGGTAGAGGTGGTGAACGGGGCGGTCGTGGTAGGGGTGGCCGGGGCGGCCCCAAGGAAGGGGGGGCCGGTGGGGCGGGAGAGGCCCAGTAA
- the COQ5 gene encoding 2-hexaprenyl-6-methoxy-1,4-benzoquinone methyltransferase (EggNog:ENOG503NVFH; BUSCO:EOG09264A8D; COG:H): MAAAARPALKRALPSLRSSTFLPHQQQPHCHHHVPTSRRSLSTTPSHRNDAQPTNPSDKETHFGFSTVTTSQKRALVASVFTSVADSYDKMNDLMSFGWHRIWKDHFVSTLNPGFSPLSSTSPTSPQHILDIAGGTGDIAFRLLHHAHTVNSNPNVKVTISDINRAMLSVGKSRSAALPASQQAALSFVEANAEDLRKTRPLTPILSQTEQTFFDPATATSGLEDDSVDLYTVAFGIRNFSDIPAALAEAYRVLKPGGVFACLEFSKADKHPLFNSVYKEWSFRAIPLIGQLVAGDRDSYQYLVESIERFPRQEEFRDLIKGAGFRVSGDGGWEDLTGGVAAIHRGMKPRE; encoded by the coding sequence ATGGCCGCCGCTGCCCGACCGGCTCTCAAAAGGgcactcccctccctccgcaGCAGCACAtttctcccccaccaacaacaaccacattGTCACCACCATGTACCAACATCACGACGATCTctgtccaccaccccctcccaccgtAATGAtgcccaacccaccaacccctcagACAAAGAAACCCACTTCGGCTTCTCCACCGTGACCACCTCCCAAAAACGCGCCCTCGTCGCCTCCGTCTTCACGTCCGTGGCAGACTCGTACGACAAAATGAACGACCTCATGTCCTTCGGCTGGCACCGCATCTGGAAAGACCACTTCGTCTCGACCCTGAACCCGGGCttctcccccctttcttccacctcccccacctccccccagcacATCTTGGACATCGCCGGCGGCACAGGCGACATCGccttccgcctcctccaccacgccCACACCgtcaactccaaccccaacgtcAAGGTCACCATCTCAGACATCAACCGCGCCATGCTCTCGGTCGGAAAATCCCGATCTGCCGCCCTCCCAGCAAGCCAGCAAGCCGCGCTCAGCTTCGTCGAAGCCAACGCCGAGGACTTGCGCAAAACCCGGCCTTTgacccccatcctctcccagaCCGAACAGACTTTTTTCGATCCCGCGACCGCCACGTCGGGGTTGGAAGATGATTCGGTTGACTTATACACCGTCGCGTTTGGGATCAGGAACTTTAGCGATATTCCCGCCGCGCTGGCGGAAGCGTACAGGGTGCTCAAGCCGGGGGGGGTGTTTGCCTGTCTTGAGTTCTCCAAGGCGGACAAGCACCCGTTGTTTAACAGTGTGTACAAGGAGTGGAGCTTCCGGGCGATTCCGTTGATTGGGCAGCTGGTGGCTGGGGATAGGGATAGCTACCAGTATCTGGTCGAGAGCATTGAGCGGTTTCCCAGGCAGGAGGAGTTTAGGGATCTGATAAAGGGGGCGGGGTTCAGGGTGAgtggggatggtgggtgggaggatTTGACGGGGGGGGTGGCGGCTATTCATAGGGGGATGAAGCCTAGGGAGTaa